A region of Capra hircus breed San Clemente chromosome 11, ASM170441v1, whole genome shotgun sequence DNA encodes the following proteins:
- the CFAP157 gene encoding uncharacterized protein C9orf117 homolog, giving the protein MAPKKKGAKEPELKKKKGSKKDPNLANKPMEMPISEEIREFYHAQIRNLEDRLARYQRKWDELAMQEKLFRQEFEQLANNKKEIVAFLKRTLNQRVDEITDLNEQLQSLQLAKEIEKDAFEAQLAQVRHEFQETKDQLTTENIILGGKLAALEEFRLQKEELTQKFMSLEEQLRTQENEHKDYVHNLEKKSVLDKDRLRKEIIQRVNMVATEFRKVATSQMWDTTKRAITENNAVTLQLAKTTRQGTQLLAENEQLRGHQDNLCKQLELLENSQKLMARKNRGHQKVILMLTEKCRELQEGTAEAERLRVLLGQLEQDLLKQQQDNQALRNERDQLNLQLERQQAEGQRLQQQLSKEQKVRASLETALAQATSFLQDIVQMQPNKEDRDFDVVFQLQRKEMLQQLLLMLGSAVVSSPQMAEALHRESQPCGLPREG; this is encoded by the exons ATGGCTCCTAAAAAGAAGGGGGCCAAAGAGCCCGAGCTCAAGAAGAAGAAAGGTAGCAAGAAGGATCCCAACCTGGCCAACAAGCCCATGGAAATGCCTATAAGCGAGGAGATCCGAGAGTTCTACCACGCCCAGATCCGCAACCTGGAGGACAGGCTGGCCCG GTACCAGCGGAAGTGGGATGAGTTGGCTATGCAGGAGAAGCTGTTTCGCCAGGAGTTTGAGCAGCTGGCCAACAACAAGAAGGAGATCGTGGCCTTCCTCAAGCGCACGCTCAACCAGCGGGTGGATGAGATCACCGACCTCAATGAGCAGCTCCAGAGCCTGCAGCTGGccaaggagatagagaaggatgCCTTTGAGGCACAGCTAGCCCAGGTGCGCCACGAATTCCAGGAGACCAAGGACCAGCTCACCACCGAGAACATCATCCTTG GGGGAAAGCTGGCAGCCCTGGAGGAGTTCCGGCTGCAGAAAGAGGAGCTCACGCAAAAGTTCATGTCGCTGGAGGAGCAGCTGCGGACACAGGAGAACGAACACAAGGACTACGTGCACAACCTGGAGAAGAAGTCGGTGCTGGACAAGGACAG ACTGAGAAAGGAGATCATCCAGCGTGTGAACATGGTGGCCACGGAGTTCCGCAAGGTGGCCACGAGCCAGATGTGGGACACAACCAAGCGGGCCATCACAGAGAACAACGCGGTGACCCTGCAGCTGGCCAAGACTACACGACAGGGCACGCAGCTGCTGGCGGAGAACGAGCAGCTCCGGGGCCACCAGGACAACCTGTGCAAACAGCTGGAGCTGCTGGAGAACTCCCAGAAGCTCATGGCCAGGAAAAACCGGGGCCACCAGAAG GTCATCCTCATGCTGACGGAGAAGTGCCGCGAGCTGCAGGAGGGCACGGCCGAGGCCGAGAGGCTGCGCGTCCTGCTGGGCCAGCTGGAGCAGGACCTCctgaagcagcagcaggacaaTCAGGCACTGAG GAACGAAAGAGACCAGCTGAACCTGCAGCTGGAGCGGCAGCAGGCCGAGGGGCAGCGGCTCCAGCAGCAACTGAGCAAAGAGCAGAAGGTCCGGGCAAGCCTGGAGACGGCCCTAGCCCAGGCCACCTCCTTCCTACAGGACATCGTGCAG ATGCAGCCTAACAAGGAGGACAGAGACTTCGACGTCGTGTTCCAGCTGCAGCGCAAGGAGatgctgcagcagctgctgcttatGCTTGGCTCGGCCGTGGTCTCGAGCCCCCAGATGGCCGAGGCCCTGCATCGGGAGAGCCAGCCCTGTGGCCTGCCCAGGGAGGGGTGA
- the PTRH1 gene encoding probable peptidyl-tRNA hydrolase translates to MGLPGLSHAGLWLSRAMSRCVLEPRPAGKRWLVAGLGNPGLPGTRHSVGMAVLGHLARRLGVAESWARDRRCAADLALASLGDAQLVLLQPRRLMNLNGHSVARAAELFGLTAEEVYLVHDELDKPLGKVALKLGGSARGHNGVRSCMSCLNSSAMPRLRVGIGRPTHRDAVQAYVLGRFSPAEQELLPPVLERAVDLLLDHIRQRSQGSSSGP, encoded by the exons ATGGGGCTGCCTGGCCTCTCGCACGCAGGGTTGTGGCTGAGTCGAGCCATGAGCCGCTGCGTTTTGGAACCCCGGCCGGCGGGGAAGCGGTGGCTG GTGGCAGGCCTGGGAAACCCTGGACTGCCTGGCACGCGGCACAGCGTGGGCATGGCAGTGCTGGGGCATCTGGCGCGGCGGCTGGGGGTGGCGGAGAGCTGGGCACGCGACCGGCGCTGTGCCGCGGACCTCGCCCTGGCCTCACTCGGAGATGCCCAGCTGGTCTTGCTCCAGCCACGGAGGCTCATGAACCTCAACGGGCACAGTGTGGCCCGGGCGG CGGAGCTGTTTGGACTGACTGCTGAGGAAGTTTACCTGGTACACGATGAGCTGGACAAGCCGCTGGGGAAAGTGGCTCTGAAGTTGGGAGGAAGCGCCAG GGGCCACAATGGAGTCCGTTCCTGTATGAGCTGCCTCAACTCCAGT GCAATGCCAAGACTGCGGGTGGGCATCGGGAGGCCGACCCATCGGGACGCAGTGCAGGCCTACGTGCTGGGCCGCTTCTCCCCGGCTGAGCAGGAGCTGCTGCCTCCAGTGCTGGAGCGTGCTGTGGACCTGCTCCTGGACCACATCCGCCAGCGGAGCCAGGGGTCTTCGTCGGGCCCCTGA